CCGTTTATCACAAACGGCAAGTTAGACGTACCTAATGGCATCAGACATATGGCACATCTGGGGAACGGTGCACCGCAATGTGGACAGAAATAACTGTGGTTGACGCTACGTTCCTCTTTATCATGCGATAATTTATGTGTGTACTTGTTCTTGGCTGCTGATGCTTCGGCACTTATGGGCTTGTTGATGTTCTTCTTACAACTTAAACATTGAATGTATAGTTGCCTAGGTGTGACATTAACAGTGACATTTCCTGCGCTAGTCTTTGATAATTTGGCTCTGAGTACATCAAATTTAGCCCTCATAGAGAATAGTTGCCACGAGTTCAACATGGTCCTATAGGTATCGATCCATTCATCTACTCTTTGATCGCGGAAATAACGCGGACATCCGTATACTGCAATTAGAGCAGCGCTTTGTATATCACTGGTCTTCATAACGTATGACTGCAACAAATCTATACCTATCGGAGTTATACCTGTCAATATCAGTCCTTCTAATTCACCATTATTGATCACAATAGATGAAGTTCTTTCCAAGAATCTGGTCAGATCACTGTCGTTTAAAAACCTTAATGCAACTCCCAATCTTTCACGCAATGAGATGGCAGGCTCATATAATATATCGCACCAGTCATTATCCGCAATGAATGCAAATATTACTCGCAGGTAGGGATCGTCAAGATCATTAGACATTTTTCTGCATTGCTGTCTCCAGGCATTGTTTCCTGGTTGATCTTTGTAGACTAGGTAGCCAGAGATTGCCGTAGCAATAAGTCTTAATCTTTCCTTCTTAGCAGAACCCAGGATTTCTATCGCTTTGGGAATATCACCAAAGAACATTGCCCACGCAGCAGCCTTCTCATAGTTACCATTCTTAATAAttatatcatatttttccTGATAGTCTGATGGTGATAAATCCCATCCTGATATAATGAGACACAGCTTCCGTTGAATAAACTTTGGTGAGTCTGCAAATTTTGCAATGGCCCCATGATAGCTGttaatatctttatttttctttctcagTCTGATGATTTTATCCATCTCTCGTATCAGTTGTTTATCGCTAATTATAACATCCTCACTATGCCGGTTTTGATTGGAAATACCGTTTAGACCATTCCATATACCTAAGATACCCTCATATCCCAAATCCAAGTCACCTGATACCATTGTACCGTCGACATCTGAGGTCTTAGCTATGGCTATCCATCTCCAAGTATTTCTTATATATGAATAGTTCTGAAGAGCCCTCGACCTATCTACAATCTCGACAGTTGTCATGGGGTCAAGTCCATATCCTAGTTGTGCTCTCTTTCTCATAATCACACtaatatcttcttgaagtaACTTTTCAGCTTTCCAGTATAAATTATTACCTTCACCTTCTTGTAATAAATGCTTGCTTTCATTTCCCTCTGTGTGTTCAGTAACATTACTATGATTATCATCGTCAACATCCTCATCTTCGTAGTCGTCATTAGTATCATCTTCAGATTTCCCATAATCATCTCTTAAATCAAGATCCTCGAATGATAGATTCTTATGTATTGCACCTAAATTCTCAAGTGCTGACTTAGGTTTATCTTGAGCCACAGCAATCTCCTCGATATCAGGCCCGTTTGAATTAGATAATAGGAGAGTGTTCCTATTATTGAATTTAGAGTTGGTATAGTTCTGGTCTATCGACATTCTATAAACCGTACCTGACTGCCTCATACACAGAAAACTTGCATCCTTGTTGTTTTTAGAGATATAATCGAAAGTAGCAACTCTATCATAAGGCGTTTCAATATCATGAACTGTTGATACAAAAAAACTCTCGTAATCTTCAGAGACTTCGGAATTGACGTAAGAACCCAGTCTCCATATTTTAATAGTGTCTCCATGATACAGGGTGGAGAATTCTTTATCTCTGATAGGGGACCATCTGAAACAGGAATTCATATACTTCCTAGAGGCTGATCCTGCACCAACCAGTTTCTCAAAAGTAAGTAAAGGTGTCGTCAATGTTAAGTTACCATTAGAGACATTACTCACCAGTCTCCTTCTATCCCAAATTGCTAAAGTTCCATCATCACCATATGTACTAAACTGCCAATCATTAAAAGGGTTAAGCTTGATATCGTATGTTAGTCTCGTTGGGTGTTGGTAGATTGAATTGGGAGATCTGACGTCAATCTCCTTGAGAAATTTTGTGCTTGAGGTCAATATATTGGTATCATTCAAGAATTTTAGTGATACAATACTTTCGTTGGTGCAATAGGAAAATGTTGGGTTGATAATGTCAGATTCTGTGCTTTGGTAGTTGATATCCCAAATCTGCAAGGACGGATCATGTCTGTTACGATCCAGACCAATCGCTATGAGCCCATTGGTATTAATTCCCACTGCATTTATAGTACGCTGTTGTTTGGCTCTGGCACCAAGGTTGAAATGCTCTTCACCGTCATCCTCAgcattgatgatattgaataaTCTCATGTAACCATTCTTTTCACCAACAGCAGTAAGACCAACTTCTGCTTCAGAATAATCCAGACAGGTAATACTTCCAAAATCCTTCACTGTGAGCATCTTCATTATGGAATCATCTCCTTCTAGGTCAGGATTCACCTTGTAATGCGTCACCTCATCTCTTGTTGGATTCACTGACAAATAGTCGAGAAACTCATCATAGGACCAATTGAACGCCTTTTTGATCAATGCCATTTCTAATGTACCAGCTTATAGCAGACTATTGACCTTGGGCCTTTTAAAACTCTCTTACTCTCCATGTAATAATATTGTGTTGAAATAAGAGTACCTTTGATGCTCTTGAAAGTTAGGTCGTGTTGTGCTACTGgagcgatgagctcacGTTAAGCTCAAATTTATGAAAGAGTCATGATGGGCATTTGacataaatatattattgacATGTTTGCAATGAACTAAGTAACTGGCTTAAGaattttatataaatacATATGTAAAAGAAACTGGGGTCTTTTATGTCCATCATCATCTAgtaaaagatgaaaaaaaatatttgcaTTAATCAAGCAGAAACTGCTGGGAACATTAGGAATGTTACGGGTTGAACATTAGCTTTGCGTTGTCTTCTGCTTCCATTAAGTCCCCTGACAGGAACTGCTGTAAGTCATcgttaatattattattgaaatCTGTGTGGGTGGCATTAAAGTCGACATGGTTATGGTTGAAATCCTCCAATGGGTTATCTGTATGAGCCTGTGATGCTGAAATCCCTCTTGTATCAGGGATCCCTCTAGTGTCAATTATCTTCTCTTCATTGAATGTGTTTGCCTTAAGTGTAGCTTGTGAAGATATCCTCTGGGGTAAATTAGTCATTTTGCGTGGTCCCATACCCAGATCGTCAGTTGTTCTACTGCTTAAGCTCGATAATTGGGCAATTTTCTCCTGTAATGCTTCCCGTTTCCTCTTCTGAATATCTATAACGTATAGTAAGTATTCTAGGTACTCTACACTCTTATCCAGGATTGTTCCCCTATTAGACTTGATTTGATTACCGTCGGCGTCATAGTTCAACAACGAAGGTGGTACTAGCTTTGAGAGTTCTTTtatcttttgttttattagttctcttcttctgcgCTCTACTGCGTTATGAAACTCCCTCTTACGTTTCAATTTCTCATCAGGAGTCATATGCGAAGTTGCATTCTTCGGCACACTGCCAACAGTCATAGGTATGCCTGAGTCATTATATGACGGGTTGCGCATCTGGCGGGACATAGAACTTGGGGCCCGCAGTGAAGTCGACAAAAAGCTCCCCGGTCTTATGCTGTCACGAAACCCCGAGGGGGACATGTTATTGTTCACAAGTATAGAGTTTTCATCTATCTGGTGTGGCAAAGGAGCAGGAAACGAGTTCCCAGACATAAAACTGTTAATCGAGGATACTTCAGAAATGCTAGAGTCCAGAGAAGACCCGTAGAACGACTCCGAGAAACTCGATATACTGTTGTCGTTTTGGTGGAACAGCATTTCTGGGTGTCCCGCTGTGCCGTGCTCCATACTCACACTGGGGTGTCTGCTATTGTACAAAGATGATGCAATGTCGCTTTCCAAATTTTGTTCGTAGTGGTTACCCATCATGTTCTTGGTCAGATTTGACTCAGTAACAGGCTGTCCATGGCCCAAACTAGAATTCGTAAACATATCGTCCAGGAAGGAGTGCATCTCGCTGTTCCCATGATTCATCATAGCCATCTGCTCATGGCGGTGTGCAGGTGTAGCCTGCGGATACAACGCCAGTCCATCAGCATTCCCTGCTTGTGTCTCACCAGACCCAGAGCCATTTCGCAGAAACACATCAGCATCGTTGCCAAACAACTCAGAACCATCACCTCCATGGCCCATAATCTCCGCTAGCAGCTCGTGGTCCTCATTGTTAATCTCCATGTCCTTAGCCTTTGCACTCTTAGATTCTGCACTTTCCGCCAAGAAATCGAAGACTCAGACACTTTTAACTTCAACGTCACAGTCCTTATTATTCCTTTCAGGAATTCCGTTCGGTGATTCCCACGTTAAAGCGATGACTagatatttcaaagatatatGGGATGGTTGGACAGGCAAGCAGAGCTGAAGTGGTGAAGTGCCAAACTAGAAGTTCGATACAAGCAAATAAAACACCAGTCCTGGGGTTGTAGACACTCATCGGAAAGGCTTGAAGGTAGCACTGACCAACATAATAGCATGACAGCGTAAATACAAGGTCACGTGACATGCCAGTTTAATAGTAAGCTTATATACCATAGCTCTTGTAGCCTCTGGAAGTAGTAATTGCTAACCATTTAAGGTCAAGTAGCATTCATTACATGTAGCTGACCTGTTTTCTTAGTGTATATGCTTTCCACATTCTGTAATTGGAAGTGCCATCGCATAACCGAAAGCGACTTTGAAGGCTGAAAAGGAATAACAGTGAAGGAGGACTAGACCTTGGCATGCACTCACTTGTCTATAGCTGCGCATATCCACACAGACTATGACTGATAACAACGATCAGGTCAATTTGCTTAGGGACTCGCTGAGCAGGTGGAACCAAGGCCGGGCACAGCAATCGCAAGGGTTCAACGAGTCCGCAAAGACACTGTTCTCCTCATGGGCAGATTCTATCAATGAAAGGGCTCAAGACGTCTATTCCAGGCTGCCTGTTTCCAGACAAGACCTTATTCAGGATGAGGAGCCTGCTTGGTTTAACTTGTCACGCACAGAGAGGTTGATCTTGTTTGTGTGTTTCATATTGGGTTCCGCTGCATGTTTCACACTATGTGTGTTCCTGTTCCCGGTATTGGCCATCAAGCCTAGGAAGTTTGGTATACTTTGGTCTGTTGGCTCATTGCTTTTTGTGTTAGCCTTTGGTATATTCCAAGGACCTGTTGCATATATCAAGCATTTAACCTCTAGGGAGAGACTCCCTTTTACTGTGTTCTTCTTTGGTACTTGCGCATTGACCATCTACTTTGCTGCCTTCATGAAAAGCACTATACTCACCATCCCATGTGCTGTGCTAGAGCTTATTGCTGTGTTATATTACGCTATATCATATTTCCCATTTGGCGGCACTGGTCTCAGAATGCTCAGCTCATTCGGTATTAACACGGCTAGAGGCGCGCTACATATATGAACGTGCATACAGCAAACTACAAATCGTCTAAGGCGTATATTATAGCTTTCATTAGTAATATAAAAACAGTTATGTATATTTTGCCCATTACGTATTTTACGCTAACATATAAAAAGTTTTAAGATATAGCttgaaaattcaaaaacatCGATACTCTATGAAACGGCTTCTTCGTAAGTCGGCGGATCCTTGCTTGGTAATTGGCCAGGTGTGGTGCTATTATCATCAGCCTCTGGTTCGTTTGACCGTGGAGTCAATGTGTAATCTTTTTTAAAGAACGGGTTCGTTTCAACTATAATAGGAATCCTTGGACTTTGTTCTGGGTTGGTGTATGACGAGGACACTGCAGCGGCATCACTGGCTCTTCTACCTTGCATAATATCCATTGGCAAAGGTGGGGGTGGAGATGTTTGGCTGCTTGCAAACATTAGTCTATCTAAATTGCTGTACCTTCCACTACTTGCCTCAGCAGATATAGAAGGTCTATGCGACGAACCTGGTTGAAGTAAAGAAATACCACCCACACTCGAACCACCAGTGCCCGTGTTTGTGTTCTCAAGATGCACAGAAGGTCCACTAAATGACGTGCTTCTTGATAAGTTTAGTTGCTGTATAGATAAAAGTTCGGGATCATATGAAGGTGACATAACTGGTGATCCAATTGGGGACGCAGCTGGTGATTGGAATGGAGAAGCTGGCACCGATATCgcttcttcaaaagttgGTGGGGGTGCTAAATTTGTTGCATTTGGAATTGGTGTTAAATCTGTCGAAGTAACAGTCGTAGCCATGTCATAGGTAGGAAGTTCCATATTACCTGTGTTACATTGATCAGAGACCAAAAATACTGGCGTATCAATCAAAACCTCGTAATGTCTTAATTTAGAGGGGTTCTCAGGATCAGGTTTACTGATTCTTAGCATCACTTCAAGTTTATGTCTGGCATGTACATTAGTATAATGTAAACTATCCAGGTATAAACCACGCTTACACTTGTTTAATCTTGTATGGAATTTCACATTTGGATGAGAGTTTGCTTTAATGGAAGTTTGGTGGAATCTCGAAACAGTTTGCCTTCTGGCAGCACTTTCAGTTTCTGCAGATGATGAATTATTCGTATTTTTGTCAGAATTGGCCTTACTTGGCGATGAGCCTGAGTCTGTAGAGTTCTTAATTCCAGTAAGTATTCCAATAACACTAGATTTATGATGAGAAGTGCTTTGTTGCTCTTCAGGATTAGCAATTGCTGTATAAACATCGATACCATAAGGCGGGATATTCTTAGCATGTCTCTTATCCAAGTCCATGTAGCTAGGGAAATCTAATCTTGTCTCTATGGATACAGGTTCAACTAGAGGTATCGAGTCAGCCTTACCTGGTTCCTTAATTTCACCAAATGATAAGAGATTGTCATTAACACAgttttcaacaatttcttctcttaATGCTCTGGAACCTTTTGGTTTAGTCCTAACCTCAAGCAAAGCCAAGTTCCGTTCTTTACGTCTTTTTGAAGTGAAGTCTAAATAATATGGATTGTATGGATCCTTTGCAACAGGATCTACTTGATCATATTCGTATTCCAGATTCTTACTAACAaaagttattttttcagtGATACTTACTCTTACTCTTTTCACACAAATATTCTTGGCAATGGGTGCTAGTTTAATTTTAATAGGTACGCGACTGTTCAAGGACACATATTTTGATGcaaatgaaatttcatAAGAAAGAGAATCAGACCAAACTCTGTTAATATAAATTGGCTTGTTCGCAGTTGATATGGAAATTGGGGGTGGTGTTCTTATGACTTTTATGGGGTATTCTGTGTACAGCTCTCTTGactcttcaatttctcCGGGCTTTACTTGATTATGCGGTAAATGTAAATGATTTTTAACCTTTTTCAAAAGGTTTCCACTCAAACCTTTATGAGGTGAAGCACTTGAATTGGCCTTTCCTTCATGATCCATATCTCTAAGGGATGATaaagatgaagttgatgAATGGGAACTTATTGGTTGATTTTGTTGGCCAATAGATAAAGAACTGCCAGTTGACCCAGCCCTTTTTATTGAACTACCGATTGCTCTTGTACCGATTTTGAGCTTATAACTAATTCTTGCAGATGGCAAATATGTGGATTCTGGAATATGATTGGAAAAGATAACGGGTAACAGATAGACATAGTCACCAGCTTCAAGCAAGTGTCCCTCACAATCAAGCAATGAGTCCAGGTATTGCCTTTTTAGTTTGCTCTTATCAGTATAATATCTCTCACTTATTGGTTTATTTCTGAATATTTTGGTGGGCGTATTGTTATGTCTCTCTACAATTTGAGTATTTGACGATACCGTCGTTGGTACAAAAACGTCATAATTCGTATCGTTTAAATTCCAGTTTACATAACCAGCTTGATAGAATTCCTCAAAGAAAGTTTTGGTTGGAGGTACACCAGCATGCCAATATATCCTCACCCTTGAAGATAATTCAACTTTCAAATCGGTCAGCTTGATGGGTGATTTAACTGATAATATAACAGCAACGCTAAAAGACACCATTGAAGCATCAAATTCTAATGACCTGTTTTGATAGGCACCAGAATCCGGTACATCAGATTGTGTGCCAGATGGAGAGGCTACTGCAGTTGAAGATGAATTGTCTGTTGCAGAGTGACCTTGGTTTTGCTGTTGTCGCTGGAGAACTCCATCTTGGATAACAAAATCATCACCAGTTAATTCGTCATCCATGGCCCCTTGGTCAAGCTCCATATTTGATTCGCCCGATCCCACACCATTAAGTCTTGCCAAGtattcatcatcattggATGAAACTGTTggtaaaaatataacatcCCCACTAGTGGCAATTCCTATGCTAAAGTTTTCCCTTGTTTCTACTGATTTTGGATTCAGAAACCCTCTGTTATGTAGATATTCTGCCAGGTACTCTTTATTGAATGATTCTGGCAACGGGGTGAGCCCAGAAGGATCCGAGTTAAGAGAAGTATTTTGGTCATCAAATTCTATGgcattttcatcatcagtaGCAAAAGACCGACTATAGCGGGTAGAATCATACCTTGTATTCCTCATTGTATCATTCAAATGCCCTGTGGAGTTCGACTGAACATCAGGCATTGTCGAACTCTTATTTGGTGTTCTTGAAGGAACTCTCGCATTAGCAGCCGACCCAGTACCATGACTACTTAGTTTGCTTCTAACACTAGTATCACTTCCGTTTGCTGATATCGAGTTTGTACTGTGTCTACGCGCGTAGGCACTGTCCTTGCCATGGTGACCAGACCCGTTGCTGTGTCCATGAAGCAGCGACGATAGAGCACTCTTGATAGTGGAACTTCGTCTCCTCGATGAACTGCTACTTACCATCGTTTATGCCTCCTATTTGATCAACTATGTAATCTTTAACCTTATCTTAATCACAACGCTAATTGCGTTTGGGTTGTGCTCCTAAGCTATCTTCAATTTTCCTGCCCGATAATATAACAATCAATGAAAGACTGCAAAGAACAGATATAACAATGTCGAGATAGCACCATTCAATACACTGGGTATCGTGAATGCCAAACCCATAACTCCACCATAGAGACCACACACTTCTCTGGAAATTGCCCTTTTTATTGTACTTGAGTGACTTCGACTTCGCTGCGTTGGTTGTGACAGTCGTCCGGTGATGACTATTCTTTGGGATTGCCTACACAGGCAGTACTCAACGTGCGATGCTCAATACAAGATGTGAATGTCAGTGATTAGTGAAACGGAAAATACTTCACAAAACCGGTGGATTATTATTCTGTAGACAATATCTCTCACTATAGCCTATTCGGAGATGAATAAAGCTGGTTTTCTAGCAAATTAATGCAGTTATTTTGGGCCTTTCGAACTGAAATAACGCACTACTTATCAATAGCTCCGTATTTAGAATTTGATTTCAATGACACCATGTATCTATTGCTAATTATCTTGTTTTGACCTTATATTACTTGAGatattatttgtaattAGGCAGTTAACACCACTTGCTGCTTGAATTTGAGCCAGTTACTCCAATTGCGCGTTCATCTTGTCAACTTCGACACGCACACGTTGCATCCACCTCTCCAACAGCTTGTCGTGCTCCTGTTGTAGATCCTGCAGCTTCTGACCCAGCACATTGGCCTCCAAATTAGCGCCTAAAAGCTCGTCGTTCAGCCGTTCGACGTTCTTGCTGCTCACGGCCAACCGCTCCTCCAACATCCGgatttcattatctttGCCACGCAATGCCTCTTGCAACAACATAGCATCACCATCATTAGATCTACCATCTACTGGTACTTCAAAAAGCTCGCAGTAGTTCTTCTCCAGCGTATCCCGCTCCGCAAGCATCGTAGCTAACCTTTCTTCCAGTGACATCCTGCTTGCTCTACCGCCAGGTCTTTGTATATTTCTGATGGTCCAGCTTGTGCTCCCAAAACTGCTCTTTCCTTAAATACTTTATCTGCCTTTGCCCGGTGAGTGCGCAGTTACAAATAGAAAAGGAAGCCGCTGGTGGAGCATTGACAACTTTAGGTCCTTAGAGGACACCAATATCGAGCggtaatatatataagtgGCGAGTTATAAAGGAGCTATGAATGGTGAGAACAGTTGGTGGTCCAGGAACGGGGAGAATCGGGTTAGTGACGGTGGAGATCAGGTTGGCGATGAGCGATGGTATCAAAGCGTCTGGAACAAGTTACCGCAGTTAAGACGGCCTAATATGGAGGTTAACATTACCGCAGCAACTCAGTACTCTCATTTGAACGCAGAGCAGATTCAGTATTTGGAGAACGATGCGTTGGAGAAGATCAGGGCTCGGTCCAATACGTGGTGCTGGTTTCAGGATATGAATGCACTGGCAAGCGCAGGCGCTGCTGGTGTAGTGAGTGTTGCTGGTACGGGCTCTAGCATATTGCCTCTTCCACTGCCGGCATATCCTGGTGATACTTTCCCTGGGCATCAGCTTTACGTCAAGAACTCGCTGTTACTCCCTGAGTCACCATTGGAGATATATCACAGGGAGCCATTAAGGACACAGATAAGTAATGCATTCAAGGAGCATTATAATTTTCCCAATGAGAAGCATTTATACTTGAGGAGACCTGAACAAACTGGAATTGTCGACCAAAAAGTTGTAGTGATCTCTATTGTTGGTCATTTACCTGATAAGTACGAGAAGATTACGCTGGGAAAACAACCTTCCGCTTACTACTTAACGCAAAGGTTTCTCAAGACTTTAGAACATGTCAACCCCGGTACTGTTGTGACATTTTCCATTGAAGCTGATATAGATACCCAGCCCATGGAGACGGCATTTCAATCCCTAGTGAAGGTATTCAACAATTGGAAATTCAGATTAAAAGACGCTAGCGCAATATACATCCAAAGTGTGTATCACAGCGTTCCAATAGCTATCAAACTGGCAAAACACTTGATGTTGAATCATATTGACTATGGTTTCACAGATAAGACCAGCATTGGTTTGCTTGGGCTAGAGTCATGCATTGAGGGTTACAGATTTTGGGACCATAGTATAGACATCAGTAGCAGCACTGAGCAAGAGATAGACAAGCTGCAACAAGCCAAGGAAAAACAACTATATCAGGGTTGTAcgaaacaacaacaaacgATATTGGCGCAAATCAAAGAATACTGTGATCTTGAATCGGAGGAGTCCCAGAATATGCAGAATGATCTGGATTGGGTCTTATACAATTGGGGACCCGCGAGAGTTACATTAGTGGGCAAACTATATGATAATTTCATGACGCTGTCTCAAAAGCTGGCCATTGACTACAGGCATTCCAAAATAATGAGATCGCTTTGGTGTAACGGTAGTTACTTGGGATTAGATCCCAAATTACCTGAGAAAATAAGTGTTCCGAATAGCCACTTGAAGACCATCAAGTTTGATTGCAATGTTCAAATTCCTGAAGAAAGGTTATTTGAAGTATCTTTGTTGATGATTGTTGTCCTAGCTCTGAATCTGGGTTACACAAGTGGCACGTCTCTGGCGAAATTGATTGGTCCCTATTTTATCTCTAGGTCTTACAACTCCAATACTGTACCCCCAAATATACGTAAGCAACAAACCTATGATAACAAGATATGGTTACAGGAGATGGAAGAGAAATGGAAGGATTTAAACATCCGAGAGAGCTACATGGACGAGTTACCAAAGCATGTTTCATCGACACATTCCTTCTTAGAGTTTTCATATTTCCAAGCACAAAGGTCCCCTGACCTTCTACAGATCAAGTCCGATATATATGACGATGATTCGGTTTACAAGTTGTTTCTTGAGAACACTATGCTAACCAGAAACCCTCGGTACAAGAAGCATTTACAATTGCACAAGGATGAGTACATGCCCTCGAGTATATTTGACCGGGCCAACCAATACGATCTGGTGTGGAAATTCCACGAGTTTCTCTCTAACTTCGTCACTGCTAGAAACTTGCCTCGCCAGAACTTCCCACCGTTGATCTCCTTCTCCATATCCTTAGACTACTCGTTTTGGAAGTACATGTACCCAGAGAGCAATTCTTTCAACCGAGACACCACTGAATCCCGAAAGAAGCTAGTCCAATTATGGGAGTGTTACAACAGTTGGGACCCACCGACTAGAGGCTTACAGAAGCTGAGAAACATTCTGAGCGTGTTGTCCATCTACAAGGAACCTTCCAAGTTCATCGAGGATATCCAAAGAACTCTGTAAGCAACAGTGAGGCAAACTAATAAAACAGGAAGATGTCAAACACACCGGCATACATGCTAGGCAATGCAGTGGTCCTGGGTATGGCTATACACAACTCTTAGGTCCACAAATACATACCTCACGTGATATATCTTCTAACCAGTTTGGTCCGTATAGCTTTCCCAGCTGGTGAAGTGGGGGGgaagccaaaaaaaaaagcaattcGAGACTTTGTTGGAGAATTTTGAATGGAGCTGATAAGGCATTGTGATCCATTGattagtatatatattggtCTGGTTGATTGGGATTTGCTGGTGTTGGCTGCTTATCGTTCTAGTTCAGTAGAGGGCAGGCTATTCTTTGTGATTTGTGGACAGCGAAGCAGTGTACTGTGTACTGGAAGattgaagagaaagatTTACAGCTAATGGAGATGGAAGAGTTTGCGCCATCGTATTACTATTATGTGGAACCTGAGATGGGTTACCAGCCGCAGCAGCCGAACCCTATGGAGGATTTGATTACTGTATACCATTTAGATGACATTTCACGCCAGGTGGCGAGAACCAATGAGGACGGCACTAAAGCCGTTAAACTGCGGAAGTCCTATAAGAACCAGATTACAGATTTATCGGGCAAGTTTTCCTCTATACCCAACAGAGAAAATAGGAAAGGTGGTGAGATAGCGCATATACTCTTTCAGAACAACCCGGATATGATGAACCAGGTGCATAGGTCGCCTGATATGACAGATGAG
This is a stretch of genomic DNA from Nakaseomyces glabratus chromosome M, complete sequence. It encodes these proteins:
- the SEA4 gene encoding Sea4p (CAGL0M09383g~Ortholog(s) have role in positive regulation of TORC1 signaling and Seh1-associated complex, cytosol, extrinsic component of fungal-type vacuolar membrane localization), with the protein product MALIKKAFNWSYDEFLDYLSVNPTRDEVTHYKVNPDLEGDDSIMKMLTVKDFGSITCLDYSEAEVGLTAVGEKNGYMRLFNIINAEDDGEEHFNLGARAKQQRTINAVGINTNGLIAIGLDRNRHDPSLQIWDINYQSTESDIINPTFSYCTNESIVSLKFLNDTNILTSSTKFLKEIDVRSPNSIYQHPTRLTYDIKLNPFNDWQFSTYGDDGTLAIWDRRRLVSNVSNGNLTLTTPLLTFEKLVGAGSASRKYMNSCFRWSPIRDKEFSTLYHGDTIKIWRLGSYVNSEVSEDYESFFVSTVHDIETPYDRVATFDYISKNNKDASFLCMRQSGTVYRMSIDQNYTNSKFNNRNTLLLSNSNGPDIEEIAVAQDKPKSALENLGAIHKNLSFEDLDLRDDYGKSEDDTNDDYEDEDVDDDNHSNVTEHTEGNESKHLLQEGEGNNLYWKAEKLLQEDISVIMRKRAQLGYGLDPMTTVEIVDRSRALQNYSYIRNTWRWIAIAKTSDVDGTMVSGDLDLGYEGILGIWNGLNGISNQNRHSEDVIISDKQLIREMDKIIRLRKKNKDINSYHGAIAKFADSPKFIQRKLCLIISGWDLSPSDYQEKYDIIIKNGNYEKAAAWAMFFGDIPKAIEILGSAKKERLRLIATAISGYLVYKDQPGNNAWRQQCRKMSNDLDDPYLRVIFAFIADNDWCDILYEPAISLRERLGVALRFLNDSDLTRFLERTSSIVINNGELEGLILTGITPIGIDLLQSYVMKTSDIQSAALIAVYGCPRYFRDQRVDEWIDTYRTMLNSWQLFSMRAKFDVLRAKLSKTSAGNVTVNVTPRQLYIQCLSCKKNINKPISAEASAAKNKYTHKLSHDKEERSVNHSYFCPHCGAPFPRCAICLMPLGTSNLPFVINGIKGNDQDAHTEVHSTEHSDTAEPQETNVYKRKLKLNEWFSFCLTCKHGMHAGHADEWFERHTICPTPGCTCQCNR
- the RTG3 gene encoding Rtg3p (CAGL0M09405g~Ortholog(s) have RNA polymerase II transcription factor activity, sequence-specific DNA binding, RNA polymerase II transcription factor binding, sequence-specific DNA binding, transcription regulatory region DNA binding activity), with product MEINNEDHELLAEIMGHGGDGSELFGNDADVFLRNGSGSGETQAGNADGLALYPQATPAHRHEQMAMMNHGNSEMHSFLDDMFTNSSLGHGQPVTESNLTKNMMGNHYEQNLESDIASSLYNSRHPSVSMEHGTAGHPEMLFHQNDNSISSFSESFYGSSLDSSISEVSSINSFMSGNSFPAPLPHQIDENSILVNNNMSPSGFRDSIRPGSFLSTSLRAPSSMSRQMRNPSYNDSGIPMTVGSVPKNATSHMTPDEKLKRKREFHNAVERRRRELIKQKIKELSKLVPPSLLNYDADGNQIKSNRGTILDKSVEYLEYLLYVIDIQKRKREALQEKIAQLSSLSSRTTDDLGMGPRKMTNLPQRISSQATLKANTFNEEKIIDTRGIPDTRGISASQAHTDNPLEDFNHNHVDFNATHTDFNNNINDDLQQFLSGDLMEAEDNAKLMFNP
- the SFT2 gene encoding Sft2p (CAGL0M09427g~Ortholog(s) have role in retrograde transport, endosome to Golgi and Golgi membrane, Golgi trans cisterna, fungal-type vacuole membrane localization) gives rise to the protein MTDNNDQVNLLRDSLSRWNQGRAQQSQGFNESAKTLFSSWADSINERAQDVYSRLPVSRQDLIQDEEPAWFNLSRTERLILFVCFILGSAACFTLCVFLFPVLAIKPRKFGILWSVGSLLFVLAFGIFQGPVAYIKHLTSRERLPFTVFFFGTCALTIYFAAFMKSTILTIPCAVLELIAVLYYAISYFPFGGTGLRMLSSFGINTARGALHI